The genomic region GCAGCTTGCATGTTTGACAGGGTTCATGCCAAAGAAGCATTGCAGGAGCCTGTATGGAGTTTGAAAATACAGCAGGAACGGGAAAGGGATTTTAAATGCCTGCAGCAGATTGTTGCAGCTTGCGGTGCTAAGCTGGTGCTTGATGTTCCGGTTGGGGAGATTTGCTACTTTTTGGGTAGTTTACCTGTACTAGATAAAAAAGGGTGAACGGAGTAGAAAGTATGAAAATAGATGCAATTGTTTTTGATTTGGATGGTACTTTGCTAAATGACAAAAAGGAAATCAGCCGGGAGAATAGGGTCGCGCTAGAAGAATTAAGGCAGGCAGGGATTAAGATTATTCTGGCGACCGGGCGCAATGATGTCTATGTGAAAGGAATTGTTGCGGAGTTGGGCGGAATTGAGGCTATTATTTCCTGCAACGGAGCTTCGATTAGACGGTCTTATACGGATGAGATAATCTATAGCCAGTTTTTGGATAAGGCTTCCGTATTGGAGATTGCAAACCACTGTTTTACCGGGAAATTTGACTTTACTGCCAGCGTCTATGGTGCCATGTATTGCGTGGAATATAGTCGGCGGGTAAATATTTTTCATGAATATAATCAGCAAATGCCTAAAGCCTATAGGGTTCCGGTCAAAGTAATGCAGTCAGCCCAAGAACTGGCGCAGCAGGATGTTCTGAAGATGTTTATCTGGCAAATGGCCGGCAGGGAGCAGTCAGTTTTCCTGGAAGCTTTTCACGCGGCGGCAATTACCGTTGTTTCTTCGGAAAATGGCGGCATGGATGTCAGTCATGCCGAAACCAGCAAGGGGAAAGCCATTGCTATTTTCGCTGAGAGGTATAATATACCGCTGCATAGGATAGCCGCCTTTGGCGACTACAATAATGATATCAGCATGTTTGAGACAGTTGGCTATTCGGTGGCGATGGGAAACGCCTCGGACAAGGTAAAAACTCATGCGACCTATGTGACTAAAACCAATAACGAGGCTGGCGTCGCCTGGG from Propionispora vibrioides harbors:
- a CDS encoding HAD family hydrolase, whose protein sequence is MKIDAIVFDLDGTLLNDKKEISRENRVALEELRQAGIKIILATGRNDVYVKGIVAELGGIEAIISCNGASIRRSYTDEIIYSQFLDKASVLEIANHCFTGKFDFTASVYGAMYCVEYSRRVNIFHEYNQQMPKAYRVPVKVMQSAQELAQQDVLKMFIWQMAGREQSVFLEAFHAAAITVVSSENGGMDVSHAETSKGKAIAIFAERYNIPLHRIAAFGDYNNDISMFETVGYSVAMGNASDKVKTHATYVTKTNNEAGVAWGIKEYLE